A genomic region of Alligator mississippiensis isolate rAllMis1 chromosome 4, rAllMis1, whole genome shotgun sequence contains the following coding sequences:
- the MAP3K19 gene encoding mitogen-activated protein kinase kinase kinase 19 isoform X1, with product MWIYLISLDGLTKYRPGELTEELQNNNRSFHSKHLQLLRNRTLCQIIRSCEVLKKSEDTMSENNQDEDSSNEGCEILVAFQNANKILKEMSKSYKILETNNQVTSVPRLWPDERLASFPKKRQLELKMSQQSSLPFFLKRTGNSRHPHGFDFSFLVQGPCSGSNMSKPLRGLDALQEINAQIQQRLSISVLKHSNRKTEFHLSPEALQPLRTVPLTPLENNRINQNTTHNKILSIMDSVPCPTKPIGRFQQYHSGSLQQGQTKHAVGQSRRHVSDSSITTGHLRSFGMDNYYKYFGDTKEEETEKNLNIGGNTEENEYEKCLLPVLCRSVNIVTKANVSEDNHVYFNPSEVTNTEKHCKILAAPTSSNVDYSNLGTDSWENDLLARSSVRTDLQEVNASSLSGYSRDAEPMNAALVPHVLDSSCTSEAVEACPYVLEGSSVAKIISSVEVYFSPENQSGSSVFPVDVGAEKVTIAELTETKVGELAPLVHVTFSQQELPKAPQIAKRPARKKTISRSVPSNASHSFNILALKVNDKIKMDRSMCVAKTKASSKVSQDVAVSDKNSTKRHIHKTSIKNQIFPFLGLSHMESETSSKFQEKQPRQETYSFIQHAHKSKMQVLPCTSRNASNLRKPVAPLHVPRVQSTSDVLNLKYSDMFKEIHSNDKGPGIYEMFGTSVYSQAREPERNESRFYRDVCSAPLRGCTANRCKSARSKERVSSRVRNAQKRTHPKPRNTTGINQKHKEKSTELNDSNTEADDTVIISGPNWHIKTSRSTVLCQEDEDQQHSFLEEFSQSTKLNEDFPNSDLSTIKEVSLEQSLDIGAITNNPIFATTNQPFYDKGCAERVTPESNLLMTDQHKCVVQGRVDMDDSMSLEKNQVFCDLKDKNEALVASSFPDKLESESSQTELDQSWTDICENSNLADASAQHPTKQNINATSPIFQTYQNILSHAENKELTDELLCCLAAGLLVLKEKDINSSRILTKNQGSKMQNMFAEEERCIVNGDGKVVTSEEQSYSEAFLASNRENDLLNFSDSTNLPESSSANDDPIMWTRGEILGKGAYGTVYCGLTSQGQLIAVKQVALDISDQVNTEKEYQKLQEEVDLLKTLKHINIVTYLGTCLANNVVSIFMEFVPGGSISSIIHRFGPLPEIVFCKYTTQILQGVAYLHENRVVHRDIKGNNVMLMPNGVIKLIDFGCAKRLAWVSLNGTQSELLNSVHGTPYWMAPEVINESGYGRKSDIWSIGCTVFEMATGKPPLASMNRIAAMFYIGAHRGLMPPLPDHFSGIAADFVHVCLTRSSFPTNTLAPCFYGPCIPLIARDQHERPSALQLLEHPFIKGKQ from the exons GTGCTTAAGAAATCTGAAGACACTATGTCTGAAAATAACCAAGATGAGGATAGCAGCAATGAAG GGTGTGAAATTCTTGTagcttttcaaaatgcaaataaGATACTGAAAGAAATGAGCAAGTCATACAAAATTCTAGAAACAAACAA CCAGGTCACATCAGTACCCAGACTATGGCCAGATGAACGATTAGCTTCTTTTCCAAAGAAAAGACAGCTGGAACTCAAGATGAGTCAGCAAAGTTCACTACCTTTCTTTCTGAAAAGAACAGGAAACTCAAGACATCCTCATGGTTTTGACTTCAGTTTTCTGGTGCAGGGACCCTGTTCTGGGTCTAACATGTCAAAGCCCCTCAGGGGACTAGATGCCCTTCAGGAGATAAATGCACAAAttcagcaaa GGTTAAGTATATCTGTACTAAAACACAGCAACAGGAAGACAGAG TTTCATCTGTCACCAGAGGCACTTCAGCCTTTAAGAACAGTTCCACTTACTCCTCTAGAGAACAATAGGATCAACCAAAACACCACCCACAACAAAATCCTGAGCATTATGGATTCAGTACCTTGCCCTACAAAGCCTATTGGTAGATTCCAGCAGTATCACTCAGGCAGCCTGCAGCAAGGGCAGACTAAACATGCTGTAGGCCAGTCTCGTAGACATGTTTCTGATAGCTCCATCACAACAGGACACTTGCGCTCATTCGGAATGGATAATTATTACAAATATTTTGGAGACACGAAAGAAGAGGAAACTGAAAAGAACTTAAATATAGGTGGTAATACTGAAGAGAATGAATATGAAAAATGTCTGCTTCCAGTACTCTGCAGGAGTGTAAATATTGTGACCAAAGCCAATGTTTCTGAAGACAATCATGTTTATTTCAACCCAAGTGAAGTAACAAACACTGAGAAACACTGTAAAATACTTGCAGCTCCTACATCAAGTAATGTAGATTATTCCAATTTAGGAACTGACAGCTGGGAAAATGATTTATTAGCAAGGAGTTCTGTTAGAACAGATCTACAGGAAGTAAACGCTTCCAGTTTGTCAGGTTATAGTAGAGATGCTGAGCCTATGAATGCTGCGCTTGTACCTCATGTTTTAGATTCAAGCTGCACAAGTGAAGCAGTAGAAGCATGTCCTTATGTTCTAGAAGGTAGTTCTGTAGCTAAAATTATTTCAAGTGTGGAAGTTTACTTTTCTCCTGAAAATCAATCAGGAAGCAGTGTTTTTCCAGTAGATGTTGGAGCTGAAAAAGTAACAATTGCAGAATTAACTGAGACAAAGGTTGGTGAATTGGCACCTCTGGTCCATGTTACATTTTCTCAACAAGAACTACCTAAGGCACCACAGATTGCTAAACGTCCTGCCAGAAAGAAAACTATCAGCCGTAGCGTGCCTTCCAATGCAAGTCACAGCTTCAACATACTTGCTCTCAAGGTAAATGACAAGATCAAGATGGATAGGAGTATGTGCGTTGCAAAAACTAAAGCAAGCAGCAAAGTATCTCAAGATGTCGCCGTCTCTGACAAGAATTCCACAAAACGTCACATACACAAGACCAGCATCAAGAACCAGATTTTCCCATTTTTAGGACTGTCTCATATGGAATCTGAAACATCCTCAAAATTTCAGGAAAAGCAGCCCCGGCAGGAGACATACAGTTTCATTCAGCATGCCCATAAATCTAAAATGCAAGTGTTGCCCTGCACGAGCAGAAATGCAAGCAACTTAAGGAAACCTGTTGCTCCGCTTCATGTTCCACGAGTTCAGTCTACCTCAGATGTCTTGAATCTGAAATACAGTGACATGTTCAAGGAAATACATTCGAATGACAAAGGCCCAGGAATTTATGAAATGTTTGGGACTTCCGTGTATTCCCAAGCACGTGAACCTGAACGAAATGAGAGCAGGTTTTACAGGGATGTGTGTTCTGCTCCACTTAGGGGATGCACTGCTAACAGATGTAAATCAGCTCGCAGTAAGGAGAGAGTGAGCAGTCGAGTGAGAAATGCCCAGAAGAGAACACATCCTAAACCCAGGAACACAACTGGCATTAATCAAAAGCACAAAGAGAAAAGCACTGAGTTAAATGATAGCAATACAGAGGCAGATGATACTGTAATAATTTCTGGTCCAAACTGGCACATAAAGACTTCAAGGAGTACAGTGTTGTGTCAGGAAGATGAAGATCAGCAGCATTCATTTTTGGAAGAGTTTTCACAATCCACTAAACTAAATGAAGACTTTCCGAATTCAGACCTGTCAACTATTAAAGAGGTCTCTTTGGAGCAGTCTTTAGACATTGGAGCTATAACTAATAATCCAATATTTGCTACCACTAACCAACCATTTTATGATAAAGGCTGTGCAGAACGTGTCACTCCAGAGAGCAATTTACTAATGACAGATCAGCACAAGTGTGTAGTACAAGGAAGAGTGGATATGGATGACTCCATGAGTCTAGAAAAAAACCAAGTCTTCTGCGACCTCAAAGATAAAAATGAAGCTCTGGTTGCATCGTCTTTTCCAGACAAACTGGAATCTGAATCTTCTCAAACGGAATTAGATCAAAGTTGGACAGACATCTGTGAAAATAGTAATTTAGCAGATGCATCAGCTCAGCATCCAACTAAGCAGAATATAAATGCCACAAGCCCAATTTTCCAGACTTATCAGAACATTCTCTCTCATGCAGAAAACAAAGAACTGACTGATGAGTTGCTTTGTTGCCTGGCAGCAGGATTACTAGTGCTCAAAGAAAAAGACATCAATTCTTCTAGAATACTTACAAAAAATCAAGGttcaaaaatgcaaaatatgtttGCTGAAGAAGAAAGATGCATTGTGAATGGAGATGGAAAAGTAGTAACCAGTGAAGAACAG AGTTATAGTGAAGCCTTCCTAGCATCCAACAGGGAAAATGACTTGTTAAACTTCAGTGATTCTACCAACTTACCAGAAAGCAGCTCAGCTAATGATGATCCCATCATGTGGACCAGAGGTGAAATCCTTGGCAAGGGAGCCTACGGCACA GTGTACTGTGGTTTGACAAGCCAGGGACAATTAATAGCTGTGAAGCAGGTTGCTTTGGATATATCAGACCAAGTCAATACAGAGAAAGAATATCAAAAGCTGCAAGAAGAAGTTGATCTGCTGAAAACACTAAAACATATTAACATTGTAACATATTTAGGAACATGTTTAGCAAACAATGTTGTAAGCATTTTCATGGAGTTTGTACCTGGTGGCTCAATTTCTAGTATTATTCATCGTTTTGGTCCATTGCCAgaaattgtcttttgtaagtaTACAACACAGATTCTACAAGGGGTTGCATATTTACATGAAAATCGTGTGGTACACAGGGATATCAAAGGCAATAATGTTATGCTAATGCCAAATGGTGTAATAAAGCTAATTGACTTTGGATGTGCAAAGCGTTTAGCTTGGGTGAGCCTGAATGGCACACAAAGTGAATTGCTGAACTCTGTGCATGGGACTCCTTATTGGATGGCACCGGAAGTGATCAATGAATCTGGGTATGGAAGAAAATCAGATATCTGGAGCATTGGCTGCACTGTATTTGAGATGGCAACAGGCAAACCACCTTTGGCTTCCATGAACAGAATAGCAGCAATGTTCTACATTGGAGCACACAGAGGACTGATGCCCCCTTTACCTGACCATTTCTCAGGAATTGCAGCAGactttgtgcatgtgtgcttAACTAG ATCTTCCTTCCCAACAAATACTTTGGCACCCTGTTTCTATGGACCATGCATCCCTTTGATTGCTAG AGATCAACATGAGCGTCCTTCTGCTCTCCAGTTGCTGGAGCACCCCTTCATCAAAGGAAAACAATGA
- the MAP3K19 gene encoding mitogen-activated protein kinase kinase kinase 19 isoform X2 translates to MWIYLISLDGLTKYRPGELTEELQNNNRSFHSKHLQLLRNRTLCQIIRSCEVLKKSEDTMSENNQDEDSSNEGCEILVAFQNANKILKEMSKSYKILETNNQVTSVPRLWPDERLASFPKKRQLELKMSQQSSLPFFLKRTGNSRHPHGFDFSFLVQGPCSGSNMSKPLRGLDALQEINAQIQQRLSISVLKHSNRKTEFHLSPEALQPLRTVPLTPLENNRINQNTTHNKILSIMDSVPCPTKPIGRFQQYHSGSLQQGQTKHAVGQSRRHVSDSSITTGHLRSFGMDNYYKYFGDTKEEETEKNLNIGGNTEENEYEKCLLPVLCRSVNIVTKANVSEDNHVYFNPSEVTNTEKHCKILAAPTSSNVDYSNLGTDSWENDLLARSSVRTDLQEVNASSLSGYSRDAEPMNAALVPHVLDSSCTSEAVEACPYVLEGSSVAKIISSVEVYFSPENQSGSSVFPVDVGAEKVTIAELTETKVGELAPLVHVTFSQQELPKAPQIAKRPARKKTISRSVPSNASHSFNILALKVNDKIKMDRSMCVAKTKASSKVSQDVAVSDKNSTKRHIHKTSIKNQIFPFLGLSHMESETSSKFQEKQPRQETYSFIQHAHKSKMQVLPCTSRNASNLRKPVAPLHVPRVQSTSDVLNLKYSDMFKEIHSNDKGPGIYEMFGTSVYSQAREPERNESRFYRDVCSAPLRGCTANRCKSARSKERVSSRVRNAQKRTHPKPRNTTGINQKHKEKSTELNDSNTEADDTVIISGPNWHIKTSRSTVLCQEDEDQQHSFLEEFSQSTKLNEDFPNSDLSTIKEVSLEQSLDIGAITNNPIFATTNQPFYDKGCAERVTPESNLLMTDQHKCVVQGRVDMDDSMSLEKNQVFCDLKDKNEALVASSFPDKLESESSQTELDQSWTDICENSNLADASAQHPTKQNINATSPIFQTYQNILSHAENKELTDELLCCLAAGLLVLKEKDINSSRILTKNQGSKMQNMFAEEERCIVNGDGKVVTSEEQSYSEAFLASNRENDLLNFSDSTNLPESSSANDDPIMWTRGEILGKGAYGTVYCGLTSQGQLIAVKQVALDISDQVNTEKEYQKLQEEVDLLKTLKHINIVTYLGTCLANNVVSIFMEFVPGGSISSIIHRFGPLPEIVFCKYTTQILQGVAYLHENRVVHRDIKGNNVMLMPNGVIKLIDFGCAKRLAWVSLNGTQSELLNSVHGTPYWMAPEVINESGYGRKSDIWSIGCTVFEMATGKPPLASMNRIAAMFYIGAHRGLMPPLPDHFSGIAADFVHVCLTRDQHERPSALQLLEHPFIKGKQ, encoded by the exons GTGCTTAAGAAATCTGAAGACACTATGTCTGAAAATAACCAAGATGAGGATAGCAGCAATGAAG GGTGTGAAATTCTTGTagcttttcaaaatgcaaataaGATACTGAAAGAAATGAGCAAGTCATACAAAATTCTAGAAACAAACAA CCAGGTCACATCAGTACCCAGACTATGGCCAGATGAACGATTAGCTTCTTTTCCAAAGAAAAGACAGCTGGAACTCAAGATGAGTCAGCAAAGTTCACTACCTTTCTTTCTGAAAAGAACAGGAAACTCAAGACATCCTCATGGTTTTGACTTCAGTTTTCTGGTGCAGGGACCCTGTTCTGGGTCTAACATGTCAAAGCCCCTCAGGGGACTAGATGCCCTTCAGGAGATAAATGCACAAAttcagcaaa GGTTAAGTATATCTGTACTAAAACACAGCAACAGGAAGACAGAG TTTCATCTGTCACCAGAGGCACTTCAGCCTTTAAGAACAGTTCCACTTACTCCTCTAGAGAACAATAGGATCAACCAAAACACCACCCACAACAAAATCCTGAGCATTATGGATTCAGTACCTTGCCCTACAAAGCCTATTGGTAGATTCCAGCAGTATCACTCAGGCAGCCTGCAGCAAGGGCAGACTAAACATGCTGTAGGCCAGTCTCGTAGACATGTTTCTGATAGCTCCATCACAACAGGACACTTGCGCTCATTCGGAATGGATAATTATTACAAATATTTTGGAGACACGAAAGAAGAGGAAACTGAAAAGAACTTAAATATAGGTGGTAATACTGAAGAGAATGAATATGAAAAATGTCTGCTTCCAGTACTCTGCAGGAGTGTAAATATTGTGACCAAAGCCAATGTTTCTGAAGACAATCATGTTTATTTCAACCCAAGTGAAGTAACAAACACTGAGAAACACTGTAAAATACTTGCAGCTCCTACATCAAGTAATGTAGATTATTCCAATTTAGGAACTGACAGCTGGGAAAATGATTTATTAGCAAGGAGTTCTGTTAGAACAGATCTACAGGAAGTAAACGCTTCCAGTTTGTCAGGTTATAGTAGAGATGCTGAGCCTATGAATGCTGCGCTTGTACCTCATGTTTTAGATTCAAGCTGCACAAGTGAAGCAGTAGAAGCATGTCCTTATGTTCTAGAAGGTAGTTCTGTAGCTAAAATTATTTCAAGTGTGGAAGTTTACTTTTCTCCTGAAAATCAATCAGGAAGCAGTGTTTTTCCAGTAGATGTTGGAGCTGAAAAAGTAACAATTGCAGAATTAACTGAGACAAAGGTTGGTGAATTGGCACCTCTGGTCCATGTTACATTTTCTCAACAAGAACTACCTAAGGCACCACAGATTGCTAAACGTCCTGCCAGAAAGAAAACTATCAGCCGTAGCGTGCCTTCCAATGCAAGTCACAGCTTCAACATACTTGCTCTCAAGGTAAATGACAAGATCAAGATGGATAGGAGTATGTGCGTTGCAAAAACTAAAGCAAGCAGCAAAGTATCTCAAGATGTCGCCGTCTCTGACAAGAATTCCACAAAACGTCACATACACAAGACCAGCATCAAGAACCAGATTTTCCCATTTTTAGGACTGTCTCATATGGAATCTGAAACATCCTCAAAATTTCAGGAAAAGCAGCCCCGGCAGGAGACATACAGTTTCATTCAGCATGCCCATAAATCTAAAATGCAAGTGTTGCCCTGCACGAGCAGAAATGCAAGCAACTTAAGGAAACCTGTTGCTCCGCTTCATGTTCCACGAGTTCAGTCTACCTCAGATGTCTTGAATCTGAAATACAGTGACATGTTCAAGGAAATACATTCGAATGACAAAGGCCCAGGAATTTATGAAATGTTTGGGACTTCCGTGTATTCCCAAGCACGTGAACCTGAACGAAATGAGAGCAGGTTTTACAGGGATGTGTGTTCTGCTCCACTTAGGGGATGCACTGCTAACAGATGTAAATCAGCTCGCAGTAAGGAGAGAGTGAGCAGTCGAGTGAGAAATGCCCAGAAGAGAACACATCCTAAACCCAGGAACACAACTGGCATTAATCAAAAGCACAAAGAGAAAAGCACTGAGTTAAATGATAGCAATACAGAGGCAGATGATACTGTAATAATTTCTGGTCCAAACTGGCACATAAAGACTTCAAGGAGTACAGTGTTGTGTCAGGAAGATGAAGATCAGCAGCATTCATTTTTGGAAGAGTTTTCACAATCCACTAAACTAAATGAAGACTTTCCGAATTCAGACCTGTCAACTATTAAAGAGGTCTCTTTGGAGCAGTCTTTAGACATTGGAGCTATAACTAATAATCCAATATTTGCTACCACTAACCAACCATTTTATGATAAAGGCTGTGCAGAACGTGTCACTCCAGAGAGCAATTTACTAATGACAGATCAGCACAAGTGTGTAGTACAAGGAAGAGTGGATATGGATGACTCCATGAGTCTAGAAAAAAACCAAGTCTTCTGCGACCTCAAAGATAAAAATGAAGCTCTGGTTGCATCGTCTTTTCCAGACAAACTGGAATCTGAATCTTCTCAAACGGAATTAGATCAAAGTTGGACAGACATCTGTGAAAATAGTAATTTAGCAGATGCATCAGCTCAGCATCCAACTAAGCAGAATATAAATGCCACAAGCCCAATTTTCCAGACTTATCAGAACATTCTCTCTCATGCAGAAAACAAAGAACTGACTGATGAGTTGCTTTGTTGCCTGGCAGCAGGATTACTAGTGCTCAAAGAAAAAGACATCAATTCTTCTAGAATACTTACAAAAAATCAAGGttcaaaaatgcaaaatatgtttGCTGAAGAAGAAAGATGCATTGTGAATGGAGATGGAAAAGTAGTAACCAGTGAAGAACAG AGTTATAGTGAAGCCTTCCTAGCATCCAACAGGGAAAATGACTTGTTAAACTTCAGTGATTCTACCAACTTACCAGAAAGCAGCTCAGCTAATGATGATCCCATCATGTGGACCAGAGGTGAAATCCTTGGCAAGGGAGCCTACGGCACA GTGTACTGTGGTTTGACAAGCCAGGGACAATTAATAGCTGTGAAGCAGGTTGCTTTGGATATATCAGACCAAGTCAATACAGAGAAAGAATATCAAAAGCTGCAAGAAGAAGTTGATCTGCTGAAAACACTAAAACATATTAACATTGTAACATATTTAGGAACATGTTTAGCAAACAATGTTGTAAGCATTTTCATGGAGTTTGTACCTGGTGGCTCAATTTCTAGTATTATTCATCGTTTTGGTCCATTGCCAgaaattgtcttttgtaagtaTACAACACAGATTCTACAAGGGGTTGCATATTTACATGAAAATCGTGTGGTACACAGGGATATCAAAGGCAATAATGTTATGCTAATGCCAAATGGTGTAATAAAGCTAATTGACTTTGGATGTGCAAAGCGTTTAGCTTGGGTGAGCCTGAATGGCACACAAAGTGAATTGCTGAACTCTGTGCATGGGACTCCTTATTGGATGGCACCGGAAGTGATCAATGAATCTGGGTATGGAAGAAAATCAGATATCTGGAGCATTGGCTGCACTGTATTTGAGATGGCAACAGGCAAACCACCTTTGGCTTCCATGAACAGAATAGCAGCAATGTTCTACATTGGAGCACACAGAGGACTGATGCCCCCTTTACCTGACCATTTCTCAGGAATTGCAGCAGactttgtgcatgtgtgcttAACTAG AGATCAACATGAGCGTCCTTCTGCTCTCCAGTTGCTGGAGCACCCCTTCATCAAAGGAAAACAATGA